One Cellulosimicrobium protaetiae genomic region harbors:
- a CDS encoding methyltransferase — MDPSRLDDITLRLRAAGCVFAEDEAALLAERSDDDAHLEALVARRVAGEPLEHVLGYVDFHGLRVAVDPGVFVPRQRTALLVDEAAALGRRTAGAVALHDDALDDIPDDAPGNAPDDGPEGSRVVVVDLCCGAGALGLATATDLGGLADIELHATDVDPAAVACAARNVAAVGGTAHEGDLFGPLPVALRGRVDLLLANVPYVPTGEIPFLPREARDHEAHVALDGGGDGLEVLRRVATEAPEWLAPGGHLLTESGERQSAGAVAVLERAGLVARVVRDEEIGATIVVGTLPAKT; from the coding sequence GTGGACCCGAGCCGACTCGACGACATCACCCTCCGCCTGCGCGCCGCCGGGTGCGTCTTCGCGGAGGACGAGGCCGCGCTCCTCGCCGAGCGGTCAGACGACGACGCGCACCTCGAGGCGCTCGTCGCGCGCCGCGTCGCGGGCGAGCCTCTCGAGCACGTGCTCGGGTACGTCGACTTCCACGGGCTCCGCGTCGCCGTCGACCCCGGGGTCTTCGTGCCCCGCCAGCGCACCGCGCTGCTCGTCGACGAGGCGGCCGCGCTCGGGCGCCGGACCGCGGGTGCGGTCGCGCTGCACGACGACGCGCTCGACGACATCCCCGACGACGCGCCGGGGAACGCGCCCGACGACGGCCCCGAGGGTTCGCGGGTGGTCGTGGTCGACCTGTGCTGCGGTGCGGGGGCGCTCGGGCTCGCGACGGCGACGGACCTCGGCGGCCTGGCCGACATCGAGCTGCACGCCACGGACGTGGACCCGGCCGCCGTCGCGTGCGCCGCGCGCAACGTCGCCGCCGTCGGCGGCACCGCCCACGAGGGCGACCTGTTCGGCCCGCTGCCCGTCGCGCTCCGGGGACGCGTCGACCTGCTGCTCGCCAACGTCCCGTACGTCCCGACGGGCGAGATCCCGTTCCTGCCGCGCGAGGCGCGCGACCACGAGGCCCACGTCGCGCTCGACGGCGGGGGCGACGGGCTGGAGGTGCTGCGCCGGGTGGCGACCGAGGCGCCGGAGTGGCTCGCGCCCGGCGGTCACCTGCTCACCGAGTCGGGCGAGCGGCAGTCGGCGGGCGCCGTCGCGGTGCTCGAGCGCGCCGGGCTGGTCGCGCGCGTCGTCCGGGACGAGGAGATCGGCGCGACGATCGTCGTCGGGACCCTCCCCGCCAAGACGTGA
- a CDS encoding LutB/LldF family L-lactate oxidation iron-sulfur protein, with product MSRTFLGLPVRRGARTLPDDVARPGGHGTSAGAAAASDAFGDVPHPDAPLRWGGSFPDAAREALQNTQLRRNLAHATSTIRAKRAAVVGEVPDWEALRDAGSAIKTDVMARLPELLEELERNVVARGGVVHWARDADEANRIVADLVRAKGVDEVVKVKSMATQEIGLNEALAAEGIAAYETDLAELIVQLADDMPSHILVPAIHRNRAEIREIFLARMGDAPPDLSDVPRELAMAARAHLRRKFLSAKVAISGANFGVADTGTLTVVESEGNGRMCLTLPETLITVMGIEKVVPTYTDLEVFLQLLPRSSTGERMNPYTSLWTGVTPGDGPQEFHLVLLDNGRTDVLADEVGRAALHCIRCSACLNVCPVYERVGGHAYGSVYPGPIGAILTPQLTKSSGGLSGHHDPNASLPYASTLCGACYDVCPVKIDIPSILVELRAREVDADRGRPTGWGAAMKAASYVMSDARRFELAEKAAGLGRVVAGSEGRISTLPPPASAWTRSRDLPAPASQTFRDWWRTRPAPTAPPADPGIPPRNGAAERNNPGFAEPGITPQDEPLLGDDPGFGEKGEGR from the coding sequence GTGAGCCGCACGTTCCTCGGCCTGCCCGTGCGGCGCGGCGCGCGCACCCTGCCCGACGACGTCGCCCGCCCCGGAGGGCACGGCACCTCGGCGGGTGCAGCGGCAGCGTCGGACGCGTTCGGCGACGTGCCGCACCCGGACGCACCGCTGCGCTGGGGCGGGTCGTTCCCCGACGCGGCGCGCGAGGCGCTCCAGAACACCCAGCTCCGCCGCAACCTCGCGCACGCGACCTCGACCATCCGGGCCAAGCGCGCCGCCGTCGTCGGCGAGGTGCCGGACTGGGAGGCGCTGCGCGACGCGGGCTCCGCCATCAAGACCGACGTCATGGCGCGCCTGCCCGAGCTCCTCGAGGAGCTGGAGCGCAACGTCGTGGCGCGCGGCGGCGTCGTGCACTGGGCGCGCGACGCGGACGAGGCGAACCGGATCGTCGCGGACCTGGTCCGGGCCAAGGGTGTCGACGAGGTCGTCAAGGTGAAGTCCATGGCGACGCAGGAGATCGGGCTGAACGAGGCGCTCGCCGCGGAGGGGATCGCCGCATACGAGACCGACCTCGCCGAGCTCATCGTCCAGCTCGCCGACGATATGCCGTCGCACATCCTCGTGCCCGCCATCCACCGCAACCGGGCGGAGATCCGCGAGATCTTCCTCGCCCGGATGGGCGACGCCCCGCCCGACCTGTCCGACGTGCCGCGCGAGCTCGCGATGGCCGCGCGCGCCCACCTGCGCCGCAAGTTCCTCTCCGCGAAGGTCGCGATCAGCGGCGCGAACTTCGGCGTCGCGGACACGGGGACGCTCACGGTCGTCGAGTCCGAGGGGAACGGGCGCATGTGCCTCACGCTCCCCGAGACGCTCATCACCGTCATGGGGATCGAGAAGGTCGTGCCCACGTACACCGACCTCGAGGTGTTCCTCCAGCTCCTGCCGCGCTCGTCCACCGGGGAGCGCATGAACCCGTACACCTCCCTGTGGACGGGCGTCACGCCCGGCGACGGCCCGCAGGAGTTCCACCTCGTGCTGCTCGACAACGGCCGCACCGACGTCCTCGCCGACGAGGTCGGACGGGCCGCGCTGCACTGCATCCGCTGCTCCGCGTGCCTCAACGTGTGCCCGGTGTACGAGCGCGTCGGGGGCCACGCGTACGGGTCGGTGTACCCCGGCCCGATCGGCGCCATCCTCACGCCGCAGCTCACCAAGTCCTCCGGCGGGCTGTCCGGCCACCACGACCCGAACGCGTCCCTCCCCTACGCCTCGACGCTGTGCGGCGCGTGCTACGACGTGTGCCCCGTGAAGATCGACATCCCGTCGATCCTCGTCGAGCTCCGGGCCCGCGAGGTCGACGCCGACCGCGGCCGCCCCACCGGCTGGGGCGCCGCCATGAAGGCCGCGTCGTACGTCATGTCCGACGCGCGGCGGTTCGAGCTCGCAGAGAAGGCGGCGGGACTGGGGCGCGTGGTCGCCGGATCGGAGGGCCGGATCTCGACCCTCCCGCCGCCCGCGTCCGCGTGGACCCGCTCACGCGACCTCCCGGCCCCCGCGAGTCAGACCTTCCGCGACTGGTGGCGCACCCGCCCCGCCCCCACCGCCCCGCCCGCCGACCCCGGGATCCCTCCCCGAAATGGGGCTGCGGAGAGGAACAACCCAGGGTTCGCCGAACCCGGGATCACTCCTCAGGATGAGCCCTTGCTGGGGGACGACCCCGGGTTCGGCGAGAAGGGCGAGGGCCGATGA
- the uxaC gene encoding glucuronate isomerase, whose product MTSTAHLDPTTATAPWSLHPDRALPADPVLRPLAREVYAATRDLPIVSMHGHVDVALFADDTPFGDPAALFVTPDHYLVRMLVAQSTSPHGSPGVRGVQDLGVEPLPGAPSGTAPAETNPREIWRRFCAGWHLFRGTPTRYWTEHALVEVFGAPVRPSAETADALYDHLVDRLARPEYRPRALFERFGLELLATTDPAQSPLADHARLAADGWGERVVPTFRPDPLLHVDRADWAAQVAELGAAAGTDVVDYRSYLDALRARRAEFVAAGARATDHGHLTADTTPLDDADAARILDRALRGEVTAAEARAFSAHMLFQMAAMSAEDGLVLQLHPGVLRDHCAGIAQAYGPDKGYDIPERTEYVRALRPVLEAFGHHPGFRMIAFTVDEDTFSRELAPLAGVYPALRLGAPWWFLDTPDGMRRFREAATDSAGFYNTSGFVDDTRAFCSIPARHDLARRIDAGHLARLVAEHCLDLDEAVETAVDLAYHLPKASYPTPAPR is encoded by the coding sequence GTGACGAGCACGGCCCACCTGGACCCGACCACCGCGACGGCGCCGTGGTCCCTGCACCCCGACCGCGCGCTCCCCGCCGACCCCGTGCTCCGACCGCTCGCCCGCGAGGTCTACGCCGCGACGCGCGACCTGCCGATCGTCTCGATGCACGGCCACGTCGACGTCGCGCTGTTCGCCGACGACACCCCGTTCGGTGACCCCGCCGCGCTGTTCGTCACGCCCGACCACTACCTCGTGCGCATGCTCGTCGCCCAGAGCACGTCTCCGCACGGGTCGCCGGGCGTGCGCGGCGTGCAGGACCTCGGGGTCGAGCCGCTGCCCGGTGCCCCCTCCGGCACCGCCCCCGCCGAGACGAACCCGCGCGAGATCTGGCGCCGGTTCTGCGCGGGCTGGCACCTGTTCCGCGGCACCCCGACGCGCTACTGGACCGAGCACGCGCTCGTCGAGGTCTTCGGCGCCCCGGTGAGGCCGTCGGCCGAGACCGCGGACGCGCTGTACGACCACCTGGTCGACCGCCTCGCGCGCCCCGAGTACCGCCCGCGCGCGCTGTTCGAGCGGTTCGGCCTCGAGCTCCTCGCGACGACCGACCCCGCGCAGTCCCCGCTGGCCGACCATGCGCGCCTCGCGGCGGACGGCTGGGGCGAGCGCGTCGTGCCGACGTTCCGCCCCGACCCGCTGCTGCACGTCGACCGCGCCGACTGGGCCGCGCAGGTGGCCGAGCTCGGCGCGGCCGCGGGGACGGACGTCGTCGACTACCGGTCCTACCTCGACGCGCTCCGCGCCCGCCGTGCCGAGTTCGTCGCGGCAGGAGCCCGCGCGACCGACCACGGCCACCTGACGGCCGACACCACCCCGCTCGACGACGCCGACGCCGCCCGCATCCTCGACCGCGCGCTGCGCGGCGAGGTCACGGCGGCCGAGGCGCGGGCGTTCTCCGCGCACATGCTCTTCCAGATGGCCGCGATGTCGGCCGAGGACGGGCTCGTCCTGCAGCTCCACCCCGGCGTCCTGCGCGACCACTGCGCCGGCATCGCGCAGGCCTACGGGCCCGACAAGGGCTACGACATCCCCGAGCGCACCGAGTACGTGCGCGCGCTGCGCCCCGTCCTCGAGGCGTTCGGCCACCACCCGGGCTTCCGCATGATCGCGTTCACCGTCGACGAGGACACGTTCTCGCGCGAGCTCGCGCCGCTCGCCGGCGTCTACCCGGCGCTGCGGCTCGGCGCCCCGTGGTGGTTCCTCGACACCCCCGACGGCATGCGCCGCTTCCGCGAGGCCGCGACCGACTCCGCGGGCTTCTACAACACGAGCGGGTTCGTCGACGACACGCGCGCGTTCTGCTCCATCCCGGCGCGCCACGACCTCGCGCGCCGCATCGACGCGGGCCACCTCGCCCGTCTCGTCGCCGAGCACTGCCTCGACCTCGACGAGGCGGTCGAGACCGCCGTCGACCTCGCCTACCACCTGCCGAAGGCGTCCTACCCCACCCCCGCCCCCCGCTGA
- a CDS encoding YciI family protein, which translates to MRYLMLVLGTPHDPDLRPEEFEAAPPIEEWVGRHYGSGAAVVGDRLRPAEDAVGVRVRGGKVLVTDGPFSETKETIAGFDVLEAPDLDTAIAIASEHPMAYGGAIELHPAWPLDLDGS; encoded by the coding sequence ATGCGCTACCTGATGCTCGTGCTCGGCACGCCGCACGACCCTGACCTGCGCCCCGAGGAGTTCGAGGCGGCGCCCCCGATCGAGGAGTGGGTCGGGCGCCACTACGGCAGCGGCGCCGCCGTGGTCGGCGACCGGCTACGACCGGCGGAGGACGCCGTCGGCGTCCGGGTGCGCGGCGGCAAGGTCCTCGTCACCGACGGGCCGTTCTCCGAGACCAAGGAGACGATCGCCGGGTTCGACGTCCTCGAGGCGCCCGACCTGGACACCGCGATCGCCATCGCGTCCGAGCACCCCATGGCGTACGGCGGGGCGATCGAGCTGCACCCGGCCTGGCCGCTCGACCTCGACGGGTCGTGA
- a CDS encoding LutC/YkgG family protein, translated as MSARDDVLGRVRAALGGSTTTGSAASGSVPRAYRERGDLAPGSPEAVDVLVDRLVDYRAHVHVAATPGEVAAIVGDLLADATSVVVPPELDTAWLGALGAGSAVVPDARDDPRTPDELDQVDAVVTAARVAIADTGTIVLDGEPDQGRRAITLVPDLHVCVVRTDQVVGTAPEAVRLLAAHPERPQTWISGPSATSDIELSRVEGVHGPRTLHVVLTPPRENRSRAR; from the coding sequence ATGAGCGCGCGCGACGACGTCCTCGGCCGCGTCCGCGCCGCGCTCGGCGGGTCGACGACGACCGGCTCGGCGGCGTCCGGCTCCGTCCCGCGGGCGTACCGCGAGCGCGGCGACCTCGCGCCCGGGTCGCCGGAGGCCGTAGACGTCCTCGTCGATCGGCTCGTCGACTACCGGGCGCACGTACACGTGGCCGCCACCCCCGGCGAGGTGGCGGCGATCGTCGGCGACCTGCTCGCGGACGCCACGTCCGTCGTCGTGCCGCCCGAGCTTGACACCGCGTGGCTGGGCGCGCTGGGCGCCGGGAGCGCCGTCGTGCCCGATGCACGCGACGACCCGCGCACTCCCGACGAGCTCGATCAGGTGGACGCCGTCGTCACCGCGGCGCGCGTGGCGATCGCCGACACCGGGACGATCGTGCTCGACGGCGAGCCCGACCAGGGGCGCCGCGCGATCACGCTCGTCCCCGACCTGCACGTGTGCGTGGTGCGCACCGACCAGGTCGTGGGGACGGCCCCGGAGGCCGTGCGGCTGCTCGCCGCACACCCGGAGCGACCGCAGACGTGGATCAGCGGCCCCAGCGCGACGAGCGACATCGAGCTCTCCCGCGTCGAGGGCGTCCACGGCCCGCGCACCCTGCACGTGGTCCTCACCCCGCCGAGGGAGAACCGTAGTCGCGCGAGGTAG
- a CDS encoding (Fe-S)-binding protein: MRIALTATCIGDVMFPQAPRATALLLERLGHEVFFPERQTCCGQMHVNTGYLDEAVPVVRNHVEAFSPVLDGEWDAVVVPSGSCTGSVRHQQGMVCRRAGLDELARTADAVAAKTYELSELLVDVLGLTDVGAYFPHRVTYHPTCHSLRMLHVGDKPLRLLRAVKGIDLVELPAAEACCGFGGTFALKNAETSTAMLADKMTHVKSTGAEVLTAGDASCLMHIGGGLSRIRAGVRTLHLAEILASTKDEPAPAGTGPSTRGGAR, translated from the coding sequence ATGCGCATAGCCCTCACCGCGACCTGCATCGGCGACGTGATGTTCCCCCAGGCACCGCGCGCCACCGCCCTCCTCCTCGAGCGCCTCGGGCACGAGGTGTTCTTCCCCGAGCGCCAGACGTGCTGCGGCCAGATGCACGTCAACACCGGCTACCTCGACGAGGCGGTCCCCGTCGTGCGCAACCACGTCGAGGCCTTCTCCCCCGTGCTCGACGGCGAGTGGGACGCCGTCGTCGTCCCGTCCGGGTCGTGCACCGGGTCCGTGCGGCACCAGCAGGGCATGGTGTGCCGACGCGCCGGGCTCGACGAGCTCGCACGCACCGCCGACGCGGTCGCCGCGAAGACGTACGAGCTCTCCGAGCTGCTCGTCGACGTGCTGGGCCTGACCGACGTCGGCGCCTACTTCCCCCACCGCGTCACCTACCACCCGACGTGCCACTCGCTGCGCATGCTCCACGTGGGCGACAAGCCGCTGCGGCTCCTGCGCGCGGTCAAGGGCATCGACCTCGTCGAGCTGCCCGCGGCGGAGGCGTGCTGCGGGTTCGGCGGCACGTTCGCGCTGAAGAACGCCGAGACGTCGACCGCGATGCTCGCCGACAAGATGACGCACGTGAAGTCCACCGGTGCCGAGGTCCTCACCGCGGGCGACGCGTCGTGCCTCATGCACATCGGCGGCGGGCTCTCCCGCATCCGCGCGGGTGTCCGCACGCTGCACCTCGCCGAGATCCTCGCGTCCACCAAGGACGAGCCCGCCCCGGCCGGGACCGGCCCGTCGACGCGCGGAGGTGCCCGGTGA
- a CDS encoding ATP-binding protein yields MSDPQHHDGLPVEAGPGPGLETDDSGADPALFDLPPGSREVPTRIVLLTGASGSGKTSLTRRLGLPVVALDDFYLDHDHPNLPQRFGIVDWDDPRSWNATDAVAALVDLARTGHADVPVYDIPTSTRTGMTHLDVTGSRVVLAEGIFAAEIVAALRAEDVLADAICLRRNRLVTFWFRLLRDLAEMRKPPPTLFRRGWALLRAEPGFVRHWESLGCRALTPAQAEKEIRALLRPSSA; encoded by the coding sequence GTGAGCGACCCTCAGCACCACGACGGACTCCCGGTCGAGGCCGGACCCGGTCCCGGTCTGGAGACCGACGACTCGGGCGCGGACCCGGCCCTCTTCGACCTCCCGCCGGGCTCGCGCGAGGTGCCGACGCGCATCGTGCTCCTCACGGGTGCGTCCGGCTCCGGCAAGACGTCGCTCACGCGGCGCCTCGGCCTCCCGGTCGTCGCGCTCGACGACTTCTACCTCGACCACGACCATCCCAACCTGCCCCAGCGCTTCGGCATCGTAGACTGGGACGACCCGCGCTCGTGGAACGCCACGGATGCCGTCGCGGCGCTCGTGGACCTGGCTCGCACGGGGCACGCGGACGTGCCGGTCTACGACATCCCGACGTCGACGCGCACGGGGATGACCCACCTCGACGTCACGGGTTCGCGCGTCGTGCTCGCGGAGGGCATCTTCGCGGCGGAGATCGTCGCCGCGCTGCGAGCCGAGGACGTGCTCGCCGACGCGATCTGCCTGCGCCGCAACCGTCTGGTGACGTTCTGGTTCCGCCTCCTGCGTGACCTCGCGGAGATGCGCAAGCCGCCGCCCACGCTGTTCCGGCGCGGATGGGCGCTGCTGCGGGCCGAGCCGGGATTCGTGCGGCACTGGGAGTCGCTGGGCTGCCGCGCGCTCACGCCCGCGCAGGCCGAGAAGGAGATCCGCGCGCTCCTGCGGCCGTCCTCGGCGTAG
- a CDS encoding RNA polymerase sigma factor: MTDPSRAVEDAFRTEWGRVLGAVARSTGDLDLAEESAQEAFATALRTWGRDGVPERPGAWLTTTARRHAIDVLRRRRVEADRVAASGRLGERVDPGPRDGSPTADPVVEQVAVGLDDDAWVLDDPDGDLLRLLFTCCHPALPVEARVALTLRSLTGMTTAQVARAFLVPEATMAQRLVRAKRRIRATGITFRVPPAELRAERVDGVLAVLYVLFTEGYDAWAEPADVVEGSAERRALADVAVRLARLAARLLDDEPEARGLLALLLLQHARRDERVDRDGSTRTLAEQDRARWRRDEIAEGVAELEVALAVGRPGPYQVQAAVAALHDEAPDAAATDWPQILGLYDVLLDLTDSPVVALNRAVAVAEVHGADAGLAALDAIAAEPTLAGYHLLPAVRAELLVRAGRPAEAAVELRRALTLVDREGDRRLLERRLAALHPARSP, from the coding sequence GTGACGGACCCGAGCCGCGCCGTCGAGGACGCGTTCCGCACCGAGTGGGGACGCGTCCTCGGCGCGGTCGCGCGCAGCACGGGCGACCTCGACCTTGCCGAGGAGTCCGCGCAGGAGGCGTTCGCGACCGCGCTGCGCACGTGGGGCCGCGACGGCGTCCCCGAGCGGCCCGGCGCCTGGCTCACGACGACGGCCCGCCGGCACGCGATCGACGTCCTCCGACGGCGCCGGGTCGAGGCCGACCGGGTCGCCGCGTCGGGACGCCTGGGCGAGCGCGTCGACCCGGGTCCCCGCGACGGCAGCCCCACCGCCGACCCCGTCGTCGAGCAGGTCGCCGTCGGCCTCGACGACGACGCGTGGGTACTCGACGACCCTGACGGCGACCTCCTGCGCCTGCTGTTCACGTGCTGCCACCCGGCCCTGCCCGTCGAGGCCCGGGTCGCGCTCACCCTGCGGTCGCTGACCGGCATGACGACCGCCCAGGTGGCACGCGCCTTCCTCGTCCCCGAGGCGACGATGGCGCAGCGCCTCGTCCGGGCCAAGCGCCGCATCCGCGCGACGGGTATCACGTTCCGCGTGCCGCCCGCAGAGCTCCGGGCGGAGCGCGTCGACGGCGTCCTCGCCGTCCTGTACGTGCTCTTCACGGAGGGCTATGACGCCTGGGCGGAGCCTGCCGACGTGGTCGAGGGATCGGCCGAACGGCGCGCGCTCGCCGACGTCGCCGTCCGGCTCGCGCGCCTGGCCGCGCGGCTGCTCGACGACGAGCCCGAGGCCCGCGGGCTGCTCGCCCTCTTGTTGCTCCAGCACGCCCGCCGGGACGAGCGCGTCGACCGGGACGGCTCGACGCGGACCCTCGCCGAGCAGGACCGCGCGCGCTGGCGCCGCGACGAGATCGCCGAGGGCGTGGCCGAGCTCGAGGTGGCGCTCGCCGTCGGCCGCCCCGGGCCCTACCAGGTGCAGGCCGCCGTCGCGGCCCTGCACGACGAGGCCCCCGACGCCGCCGCGACCGACTGGCCGCAGATCCTCGGTCTGTACGACGTGCTGCTCGACCTCACGGACTCACCGGTCGTGGCGCTCAACCGCGCGGTCGCGGTCGCCGAGGTGCACGGCGCGGACGCCGGCCTGGCCGCGCTCGACGCCATCGCCGCCGAGCCCACGCTCGCGGGGTACCACCTGCTGCCTGCCGTCCGGGCGGAGCTGCTCGTGCGCGCCGGACGGCCCGCAGAGGCCGCCGTCGAGCTGCGCCGCGCCCTGACGCTCGTCGATCGCGAGGGCGACCGCCGCCTCCTGGAACGCCGCCTGGCAGCCCTGCATCCCGCGAGATCACCCTAG
- a CDS encoding NUDIX hydrolase: MTALDPAALLARDALARLDRWEPADDRQAALAAEYRAFVRGDDDSGARADAVRREGGPQHLTASCFVLSPDLDRVLLCFHRKGQFWVQVGGHTEPGDTTLAGSAYREAREESGIADLVPFDPDPELSVDTDAAPCTDAASRIDTVPAAPVDVHRHDLAAAFGTCRTHWDVGFVAFADPDARPVVSDESEDVAWFPVDALPPGTPPDFTARLATVLAEVRHRRRAGLPAR, translated from the coding sequence GTGACCGCTCTCGACCCCGCCGCACTGCTCGCCCGTGACGCCCTCGCCCGCCTCGACCGGTGGGAGCCGGCCGACGACCGGCAGGCGGCGCTCGCGGCCGAGTACCGCGCGTTCGTCCGCGGCGATGACGACTCCGGCGCGCGCGCCGACGCCGTCCGACGCGAAGGCGGCCCGCAGCACCTCACGGCGAGCTGCTTCGTGCTCAGCCCGGACCTGGACCGCGTCCTGCTCTGCTTCCACCGCAAGGGTCAGTTCTGGGTCCAGGTGGGCGGCCACACCGAGCCGGGCGACACGACGCTCGCCGGGTCTGCCTACCGCGAGGCGCGCGAGGAGAGCGGGATCGCCGACCTCGTCCCGTTCGACCCGGACCCGGAGCTGTCCGTCGACACGGACGCCGCGCCCTGCACGGACGCCGCGTCCCGTATCGACACCGTGCCTGCTGCCCCGGTCGACGTGCACCGGCACGACCTCGCTGCCGCGTTCGGCACGTGCCGCACGCACTGGGACGTCGGGTTCGTCGCGTTCGCCGACCCGGACGCACGCCCGGTCGTGAGCGACGAGAGCGAGGACGTCGCCTGGTTCCCGGTCGACGCGCTGCCGCCCGGCACGCCGCCAGACTTCACCGCCCGCCTGGCGACGGTCCTCGCCGAGGTGCGCCACCGCCGTCGGGCAGGACTCCCCGCGAGGTAG
- a CDS encoding FadR/GntR family transcriptional regulator yields the protein MRTHERVLARIEADLAAGRWALGERLPAERALAEELGVSRPSVREAIRVLEAMGIVRTAVGSGPDAGATVVDRPAAGLGAAVRLHVASGTLAVRDVVETRVLLETWAAGAAAERVVAAQGTGERGADPGPGTPEVAEALAAARALLDRMDDPALAADGFRELDASFHVLLVRLAGNPLVEAVMTGLRGAIESYVAAGSADLPSWERTAARLRAEHRTVLEAVAAGDGERAACEVRAHIEGFYAETGQ from the coding sequence GTGCGCACCCACGAACGCGTCCTCGCCCGCATCGAGGCGGACCTCGCCGCGGGCCGCTGGGCGCTCGGCGAGCGGCTCCCGGCCGAGCGCGCGCTCGCCGAGGAGCTCGGCGTCTCGCGCCCCTCGGTCCGCGAGGCGATCCGCGTCCTCGAGGCCATGGGCATCGTGCGCACCGCCGTAGGGTCCGGGCCCGACGCCGGGGCGACCGTCGTCGACCGGCCCGCCGCCGGCCTCGGGGCGGCCGTGCGGCTGCACGTCGCGTCGGGGACGCTCGCCGTGCGCGACGTGGTCGAGACGCGCGTGCTCCTCGAGACGTGGGCCGCCGGCGCGGCAGCCGAGCGGGTCGTCGCCGCGCAGGGCACCGGCGAGCGGGGGGCCGACCCGGGGCCGGGCACGCCCGAGGTCGCCGAGGCGCTCGCCGCGGCGCGCGCGCTGCTCGACCGCATGGACGACCCGGCGCTCGCGGCCGACGGGTTCCGCGAGCTCGACGCGTCGTTCCACGTGCTCCTCGTGCGGCTCGCGGGCAACCCGCTCGTCGAGGCGGTCATGACCGGGCTGCGCGGCGCGATCGAGTCGTACGTCGCCGCGGGGAGCGCGGACCTGCCGTCCTGGGAGCGGACGGCGGCACGCCTGCGTGCCGAGCACCGCACGGTCCTCGAGGCCGTGGCCGCGGGCGACGGCGAGCGCGCGGCGTGCGAGGTCCGCGCCCACATCGAGGGCTTCTACGCCGAGACGGGCCAATGA
- a CDS encoding LacI family DNA-binding transcriptional regulator, with translation MVTVRDVARESGVSISTVSRALAEPERVAPETRDRVVAVANRLGYRPNRAASGLRAGRTGALGLVVPDLENPYFASVTKGVQARARQTGHAVFVVDAGEDPALETELVTGLRSQTDGLVLCSPRAAEADLEAARDAPVVLVNLRHDGVPSVSSDDAHGVVLAVEHLRALGHRRVAYVGGPDRSWSDARRRAGLDAARERYPDVETVTVGSFRPRVEGGRAAADLVVASGATAVLAYNDLVALGLVARLRERGVDVPRDLSVVGFDDTFVATLATPPLTTVRTDLARLGARAVDRLVAVLGTRRPSGSDGDPAAAPTASPDDVLPVELVVRDSTTLAPTSELSVPPR, from the coding sequence GTGGTCACCGTCCGTGACGTCGCCCGCGAGAGCGGGGTGTCGATCTCCACGGTCTCGCGCGCCCTCGCCGAGCCCGAGCGGGTCGCCCCCGAGACGCGCGACCGCGTCGTCGCCGTCGCGAACCGTCTCGGGTACCGGCCCAACCGCGCCGCGAGCGGGCTGCGCGCCGGACGGACCGGAGCCCTCGGGCTCGTGGTGCCCGACCTGGAGAACCCCTACTTCGCGTCCGTGACCAAGGGCGTGCAGGCGCGGGCACGCCAGACCGGCCACGCCGTCTTCGTCGTCGACGCGGGGGAGGACCCCGCGCTCGAGACCGAGCTCGTGACCGGGCTGCGGTCCCAGACGGACGGGCTCGTGCTGTGCTCCCCGCGCGCGGCCGAGGCGGACCTGGAGGCCGCGCGCGACGCCCCCGTCGTGCTCGTCAACCTCCGTCATGACGGCGTCCCGTCCGTCTCCTCCGACGACGCGCACGGCGTCGTCCTCGCCGTCGAGCACCTGCGCGCGCTGGGCCACCGCCGCGTCGCGTACGTCGGCGGGCCCGACCGGTCGTGGTCGGACGCGCGGCGCCGCGCGGGCCTCGACGCCGCCCGCGAGCGCTACCCGGACGTCGAGACCGTGACCGTCGGGTCGTTCCGCCCTCGGGTCGAGGGCGGCCGCGCCGCCGCCGACCTCGTCGTCGCGTCGGGCGCGACGGCGGTCCTCGCCTACAACGACCTCGTCGCCCTCGGCCTCGTCGCGCGCCTGCGCGAGCGCGGGGTCGACGTCCCGCGCGACCTCAGCGTGGTCGGGTTCGACGACACGTTCGTCGCGACCCTCGCGACGCCCCCGCTCACCACGGTCCGCACCGACCTCGCGCGCCTCGGCGCCCGCGCCGTCGACCGCCTGGTCGCGGTGCTCGGCACACGCCGACCGAGCGGGTCCGACGGCGACCCCGCGGCCGCTCCCACGGCGTCACCGGACGACGTCCTCCCGGTCGAGCTCGTGGTCCGCGACTCCACGACCCTCGCCCCCACCAGCGAGCTCTCGGTCCCCCCGAGGTAG